A single region of the Polyodon spathula isolate WHYD16114869_AA chromosome 12, ASM1765450v1, whole genome shotgun sequence genome encodes:
- the LOC121325020 gene encoding FAS-associated factor 2: protein MAAPNEQELSQEQTEKLLQFQDLTGIDSMDQCRRTLEQHNWNIEAAVQDRLNEQEGVPSVFNPPPSRPLQVNTADNRVYSYIVSRPQPRGLLGWGYYLIMLPFRFTYYTLMDIFRFALRFIRPEPRGRVTDPVGDVVSFIHSFEEKYGRSHPVFYQGTYSQALNDAKRELRFLLVYLHGDDHQDTDEFCRNTLCTEEVVNFVNTRMLFWACSTSRPEGYRVSQALRENTYPFLAMITLKDRKMTVVGRLEGVIQAEDLINQLTFIMEANQTYLVSERMEREERNQTQALRLQQDEAYLASLRADQEKDRKKKEEEEQKRRQEEVAREIVLAEERRQQTLQEEKERRSESLPPEPSPDNPDSVKIVFKLPNDSRVERRFLFTQSLTVIYDFLFSLKETPEKFQIVTNFPRRVLPCLPTEERPIPPTLKEAGLSRSEVLFVQDLTDD, encoded by the exons ATGGCGGCCCCTAATGAGCAGGAATTATCACAGGAGCAGACTGAGAAACTCCTCCAGTTTCAG GACTTGACTGGGATAGACTCCATGGATCAATGTCGTCGCACCTTAGAGCAACACAATTGGAACATTGAG GCAGCTGTACAGGACAGACTGAATGAGCAGGAAGGGGTCCCCAGTGTATTTAACCCTCCTCCCTCTCGTCCGTTACAAGTCAACACCGCAGACAACAGAGTCTATAGCTACATAGTGTCAAGGCCGCAGCCCAGA GGGCTCTTAGGATGGGGTTACTACTTAATAATGCTTCCATTCCGATTTACATATTACACACTAATGGACATATTCAG aTTTGCTCTGAGGTTCATAAGGCCAGAGCCCCGTGGACGTGTTACAGATCCTGTAGGTGACGTGGTATCATTTATTCATAGTTTTGAAGAGAAGTATGGCAGATCACATCCAGTTTTCTACCAGGGAACGTACAGCCAG GCATTAAACGATGCCAAGCGCGAACTTCGGTTTCTGTTGGTTTATCTCCATGGAGATGATCATCAGGATACTGATGAGTTCTGTCG CAACACTCTTTGCACAGAGGAAGTTGTGAACTTTGTTAACACCAGGATGCTGTTCTGGGCTTGTTCCACTAGCAGACCCGAAGGATACAGAG TTTCCCAGGCATTGCGAGAGAATACGTACCCTTTCCTGGCCATGATCACGCTGAAGGACAGAAAGATGACTGTTGTGGGGAGGTTAGAGGGTGTGATCCAAGCAGAAGACCTCATTAATCAACTCACATTCATCATGGAGGCCAACCAGACTTATCTGGTGTCAGAGCGAATGGAAAG AGAGGAGCGGAACCAGACTCAGGCACTAAGGCTGCAGCAGGATGAGGCATATCTCGCCTCCCTGCGCGCCGACCAGGAGAAGGACAGGAagaagaaagaggaggaggagcagaaGAGGAGACAGGAGGAGGTGGCCAGAGAGATCGTACTAGCCGAGGAGAGGAGACAACAG ACTTTGCAGGAAGAGAAGGAGAGAAGGTCTGAGAGCCTCCCACCCGAACCCTCTCCAGATAACCCCGACAGTGTGAAAATTGTCTTCAAACTGCCCAACGATTCCCGGGTAGAGAGACGGTTCTTGTTCACGCAGTCTTTAACg GTAATATATGACTTCTTGTTCTCCTTGAAAGAAACCCCTGAGAAGTTTCAGATAGTGACTAACTTTCCCCGTCGGGTCCTGCCCTGCCTCCCCACAGAGGAGAGGCCAATCCCACCAACGTTGAAGGAGGCTGGGCTGAGTCGCTCCGAGGTACTTTTCGTGCAGGATCTCACGGACGATTAA
- the LOC121324412 gene encoding RING finger protein 44-like isoform X1 yields MRPWEIAVNRRPPTAPFNQRRFPGEPCNIPAHLRRSPPVRRQWGRRDRPLLHSSLHQDENFHHALFAQHQQQISLDESRPYSHTSIPPRMLHPAAHPPQQNPIMVDLHEQMHQGPIPISYTVTTVTTHGFPIHAGQPIPGCSTQQLPACSVMFSGQHSLLCCLLPPPLIQACTMQHLPVSYQAFPPLISSEHFILHPPPPVPPHQPPHLAPLSQFVPLQPQHPRMPLQRVENDVEMRGDQHPVGGFSYPPAHHPPAMPPSVPLQYLPHDPLHQELPFGVPYPHVLPRRVSGQRYRLQQPLPPPPPPPPYYPSFLPYFLSMLPVPPTAVGPAISLDLDVDDVEMENYEALLNLAERLGEAKPRGLTKADIEQLPSYRFNQENHQSEQTLCVVCFSDFESRQLLRVLPCNHEFHAKCVDKWLKTNRTCPICRADASEIHRDAE; encoded by the exons ATGCGACCATGGGAAATCGCGGTGAATAGGCGGCCACCCACTGCCCCCTTCAATCAGAGGAGATTCCCAGGGGAGCCCTGCAATATCCCAGCGCATCTCaggaggag CCCTCCAGTGAGACGGCAGTGGGGGCGGCGAGACAGACCCTTGTTGCACAGCTCTTTGCATCAGGATGAGAATTTCCACCACGCCCTGTTTGCgcagcatcagcagcagatcTCTTTAGATGAGTCAAGACCGTACAGTCACACCAGCATACCCCCACGAATGCTGCACCCTGCTGCCCACCCGCCTCAGCAGAATCCCATCATGGTGGACCTCCATGAGCAG ATGCATCAGGGGCCAATCCCGATTTCATACACGGTTACCACGGTGACGACCCACGGTTTCCCAATCCACGCCGGCCAGCCTATCCCAGGGTGCAGCACTCAGCAGCTCCCAGCATGCTCGGTAATGTTCAGCGGACAGCACTCTCTGCTCTGCTGTCTTCTTCCTCCTCCC cTGATCCAAGCCTGCACAATGCAGCATTTGCCAGTATCTTACCAAGCCTTTCCGCCTCTGATCTCCAGCGAACATTTTATACTGCACCCCCCTCCGCCTGTGCCGCCACACCAACCGCCTCACCTCGCTCCCCTGAGCCAGTTCGTCCCTCTGCAGCCACAGCACCCCCGCATG CCTTTGCAGAGGGTAGAGAACGACGTGGAGATGAGAGGGGACCAGCACCCTGTGGGGGGGTTCTCCTACCCCCCTGCCCACCACCCACCAGCAATGCCTCCGTCTGTGCCCCTCCAGTACCTCCCTCACGACCCTCTTCACCAGGAGCTGCCCTTCGGAGTG CCATATCCTCACGTGCTGCCAAGACGTGTGAGTGGGCAGAGGTACCGGCTACAGCAACCCctgccccctcccccaccccctccacctTACTACCCCAGCTTCCTGCCGTACTTCCT CTCAATGCTTCCGGTGCCTCCGACTGCAGTAGGACCTGCCATCAGCCTGGACCTAGATGTGGATGACGTGGAGATGGAAAACTATGAG GCGTTGCTGAACCTCGCTGAGAGGCTGGGAGAGGCCAAACCTCGTGGACTCACCAAAGCCGATATAGAGCAGCTTCCATCCTACAGGTTCAACCAAGAGAACCACCAGTCTGAACAAACTCT GTGTGTTGTGTGCTTTAGCGATTTTGAGTCAAGACAGCTGCTGCGAGTCTTGCCTTGCAACCACGAGTTTCACGCAAAGTGTGTTGACAAATGGTTAAAG accaATCGCACTTGTCCAATCTGTCGAGCCGACGCTTCAGAAATCCACAGAGATGCTGAGTGa
- the LOC121324412 gene encoding RING finger protein 44-like isoform X2 yields MRPWEIAVNRRPPTAPFNQRRFPGEPCNIPAHLRRSPPVRRQWGRRDRPLLHSSLHQDENFHHALFAQHQQQISLDESRPYSHTSIPPRMLHPAAHPPQQNPIMVDLHEQMHQGPIPISYTVTTVTTHGFPIHAGQPIPGCSTQQLPACSLIQACTMQHLPVSYQAFPPLISSEHFILHPPPPVPPHQPPHLAPLSQFVPLQPQHPRMPLQRVENDVEMRGDQHPVGGFSYPPAHHPPAMPPSVPLQYLPHDPLHQELPFGVPYPHVLPRRVSGQRYRLQQPLPPPPPPPPYYPSFLPYFLSMLPVPPTAVGPAISLDLDVDDVEMENYEALLNLAERLGEAKPRGLTKADIEQLPSYRFNQENHQSEQTLCVVCFSDFESRQLLRVLPCNHEFHAKCVDKWLKTNRTCPICRADASEIHRDAE; encoded by the exons ATGCGACCATGGGAAATCGCGGTGAATAGGCGGCCACCCACTGCCCCCTTCAATCAGAGGAGATTCCCAGGGGAGCCCTGCAATATCCCAGCGCATCTCaggaggag CCCTCCAGTGAGACGGCAGTGGGGGCGGCGAGACAGACCCTTGTTGCACAGCTCTTTGCATCAGGATGAGAATTTCCACCACGCCCTGTTTGCgcagcatcagcagcagatcTCTTTAGATGAGTCAAGACCGTACAGTCACACCAGCATACCCCCACGAATGCTGCACCCTGCTGCCCACCCGCCTCAGCAGAATCCCATCATGGTGGACCTCCATGAGCAG ATGCATCAGGGGCCAATCCCGATTTCATACACGGTTACCACGGTGACGACCCACGGTTTCCCAATCCACGCCGGCCAGCCTATCCCAGGGTGCAGCACTCAGCAGCTCCCAGCATGCTCG cTGATCCAAGCCTGCACAATGCAGCATTTGCCAGTATCTTACCAAGCCTTTCCGCCTCTGATCTCCAGCGAACATTTTATACTGCACCCCCCTCCGCCTGTGCCGCCACACCAACCGCCTCACCTCGCTCCCCTGAGCCAGTTCGTCCCTCTGCAGCCACAGCACCCCCGCATG CCTTTGCAGAGGGTAGAGAACGACGTGGAGATGAGAGGGGACCAGCACCCTGTGGGGGGGTTCTCCTACCCCCCTGCCCACCACCCACCAGCAATGCCTCCGTCTGTGCCCCTCCAGTACCTCCCTCACGACCCTCTTCACCAGGAGCTGCCCTTCGGAGTG CCATATCCTCACGTGCTGCCAAGACGTGTGAGTGGGCAGAGGTACCGGCTACAGCAACCCctgccccctcccccaccccctccacctTACTACCCCAGCTTCCTGCCGTACTTCCT CTCAATGCTTCCGGTGCCTCCGACTGCAGTAGGACCTGCCATCAGCCTGGACCTAGATGTGGATGACGTGGAGATGGAAAACTATGAG GCGTTGCTGAACCTCGCTGAGAGGCTGGGAGAGGCCAAACCTCGTGGACTCACCAAAGCCGATATAGAGCAGCTTCCATCCTACAGGTTCAACCAAGAGAACCACCAGTCTGAACAAACTCT GTGTGTTGTGTGCTTTAGCGATTTTGAGTCAAGACAGCTGCTGCGAGTCTTGCCTTGCAACCACGAGTTTCACGCAAAGTGTGTTGACAAATGGTTAAAG accaATCGCACTTGTCCAATCTGTCGAGCCGACGCTTCAGAAATCCACAGAGATGCTGAGTGa